From Penicillium psychrofluorescens genome assembly, chromosome: 1, one genomic window encodes:
- a CDS encoding uncharacterized protein (ID:PFLUO_000012-T1.cds;~source:funannotate), giving the protein MGLFSSSKSRSRLSKSANDWKSEAPPEYKEAIGSHYPSSSSSSDGFIATSKLQVQAIGYDMNQALTGRTLENISVYRVESGEAEYISIRLKKNSNSCALVRASDPRQISLISTIYRFGPGRHPRMRILLYNSAVSVEEAINNENVRGEIVEVKSHSLVSRRQVLDTSLGKFEWRYGTGEEHAACNADSLLVMERIDRVSLPNGRKSKSGVRVAQFIRNDQFRTPGTNKYSGGNGGRLMIDLRMWDDDEHASAHGVEAFVVASCILMLKREADRFIDNHLALVV; this is encoded by the coding sequence ATGGgccttttttcttcatcaaagtcgaGGTCAAGACTTTCCAAGTCAGCGAATGACTGGAAATCTGAGGCTCCGCCCGAGTACAAGGAGGCTATTGGATCCCACTACCCTagcagctcctcgtcctctgATGGCTTCATTGCGACAAGCAAGCTCCAGGTGCAAGCGATTGGGTATGACATGAACCAGGCGCTCACGGGTAGGACGCTGGAAAACATATCCGTCTACCGCGTGGAATCCGGGGAAGCCGAGTACATCTCCATCCGACTGAAGAAAAATTCCAACTCGTGTGCGCTGGTGCGGGCTTCTGATCCACGTCAGATCTCTCTCATTTCAACTATCTACCGCTTCGGCCCGGGAAGACATCCCAGAATGCGGATTTTACTCTATAATTCCGCCGTTTCGGTCGAGGAGGCCATCAACAACGAGAACGTGCGTGGTGAAATAGTCGAAGTCAAAAGCCACTCGTTGGTCTCGCGTCGACAGGTCCTCGATACGTCGCTTGGAAAGTTTGAGTGGCGCTACGGCACTGGAGAAGAGCACGCAGCTTGCAACGCAGATTCGCTCCTTGTCATGGAGCGGATCGATCGCGTCTCATTACCAAATGGCAGAAAGAGTAAGAGCGGCGTCCGAGTCGCTCAGTTTATTCGAAACGACCAGTTCCGCACCCCCGGCACAAACAAATACTCAGGCGGCAACGGGGGCCGCTTGATGATTGACCTGCGTATGTGGGACGATGATGAGCATGCCAGCGCCCACGGTGTAGAGGCTTTCGTTGTTGCGAGTTGTATCTTGATGCTGAAGAGAGAGGCGGATCGTTTCATCGATAATCATCTCGCCCTCGTGGTATGA
- a CDS encoding uncharacterized protein (ID:PFLUO_000013-T1.cds;~source:funannotate): MSLPTVRKLASQLSVQQNQCVTLSRQGYLCRLEILIRSRYMNRPTSDVYSAFMEGSGQSPEMVKLAHGAVGHWVGNKNAKNVLVYYHGGGFVLPAIPAHLQFATALIQELNGNGHELAVFFVRYTLVPRQTYPQLRQAVEALRYLVTETNRSPAAIYLGGDSVGANLALCTLLHISHPHPEIDPLALSAPLAGVFGLGPWVNFSTDGPSFTHNANKDLITKGVLERGAKEYLAGKEPDSWSEPSRGPVEWWKDVKTERILILAGSDELLFSSIEEFAKKLQCHDAPIYTDAGIDNCLKTETGRNVRQWLAAKL, translated from the exons ATGTCATTGCCGACGGTGCGCAAGCTCGCTTCCCAGCTGAGCGTTCAGCAGAATCAGTGCGTTACCCTCTCGAGACAAGGCTACCTATGTAGACTGGAGATATTGATACGCAGTAGATACATGAACCGTCCGACGAGCGATGTGTATTCCGCATTCATGGAAGGGAGCGGCCAATCACCGGAGATGGTTAAGCTGGCCCATGGGGCTGTGGGGCATTGGGTTGGGAACAAGAATGCGAAGAATGTGTTGGTATACTATCATG GCGGCGGCTTCGTCCTACCTGCCATCCCAGCGCACCTCCAATTCGCCACAGCCCTCATCCAAGAACTCAATGGCAACGGCCACGAGCTCGCAGTCTTCTTTGTGCGCTACACACTCGTGCCGCGCCAAACTTACCCGCAACTGCGTCAAGCCGTCGAGGCTCTCCGGTACCTCGTCACTGAGACTAACCGCTCTCCAGCAGCTATATATCTGGGCGGCGACTCAGTAGGCGCGAATCTAGCCCTATGCACCCTGCTCCATATCTCGCATCCACATCCAGAAATCGACCCACTGGCCCTCTCCGCCCCGCTGGCGGGCGTATTTGGTCTGGGACCTTGGGTCAACTTTAGCACGGATGGGCCTTCCTTCACGCACAATGCCAACAAGGATCTTATTACGAAGGGGGTTTTGGAGCGCGGGGCTAAGGAGTATCTCGCTGGGAAGGAGCCCGATAGTTGGAGTGAGCCTTCTCGGGGCCCCGTTGAGTGGTGGAAGGATGTGAAGACGGAGAGGATTTTGATTCTGGCGGGTAGTGATGAGCTCTTGTTTTCGTCGATTGAGGAGTTTGCAAAGAAGCTTCAG TGCCACGATGCTCCCATCTACACCGATGCCGGTATCGATAATTGTCTGAAGACAGAAACTGGGCGTAATGTGCGGCAGTGGCTAGCTGCGAAGCTGTAA
- a CDS encoding uncharacterized protein (ID:PFLUO_000014-T1.cds;~source:funannotate), producing the protein MSFWYSSDDDVVEFTTSSPPSAGHRAQLIMRQNPPPPPAWSTHIAPGTRAPTAAARQRIIQQGQGASASPRQPVQLRASVSFWLYKLPGLGNKASLQNLGPNITTVITPRWVAGFHDFVKRDFIPALPDLSLYLPALDDKYLLARSVTGSSPLLLDKKLDVVQEMRDLCSHFIKKKVLGEVEIQIHVIIARQAERLEEEIDNDRTPAAVPDDINIKQEPEDDIREPSIASTIDLPIFDYGYRSPSPPVATASSTRGAPPAPPAATASPAKGGIPATGTASSHGIDCQEIIPAPA; encoded by the coding sequence ATGTCTTTCTGGTATAgcagcgacgacgacgtcGTCGAGTTCACTacctcgtcgccgccgtccGCTGGGCACCGCGCCCAGTTAATCATGAGGCAAAAcccgcctcctccgccagcctGGAGTACGCATATAGCGCCTGGCACCCGAGCACCAACCGCAGCAGCTCGGCAACGTATCATCCAGCAGGGGCAGGGGGCTTCTGCTTCCCCCCGACAACCCGTCCAGCTCCGAGCATCAGTGAGCTTCTGGTTGTACAAATTGCCTGGGCTAGGTAACAAGGCTTCGCTCCAAAACCTAGGCCCAAATATTACTACGGTCATTACCCCCCGCTGGGTAGCTGGGTTCCATGACTTCGTCAAAAGAGATTTTATCCCTGCTTTGCCAGACCTCTCTCTATATTTACCGGCGCTAGACGACAAATATCTACTCGCGCGATCAGTGACCGGCAGTTCGCCGCTTCTACTTGATAAGAAGCTAGATGTGGTACAGGAAATGCGAGATCTATGCTCCCacttcatcaagaagaaggtaCTAGGGGAGGTAGAGATCCAGATACATGTCATTATCGCACGCCAGGCGGAGCGTctggaggaagaaatcgacAACGATCGGACGCCGGCCGCCGTACCTGATGATATCAATATCAAGCAGGAGCCGGAGGACGACATTCGTGAGCCGAGTATCGCGAGCACTATCGACCTACCGATATTCGACTATGGTTATCGCAGCCCGAGCCCGCCGGTAGCTACAGCATCGTCTACCAGGGGGGCACCGCCGGCACCGCCAGCGGCCACGGCATCGCCTGCCAAGGGGGGCATCCCAGCGACGGGCACCGCCAGCAGCCACGGCATCGACTGCCAGGAAATCATCCCAGCGCCGGCGTAA